A genomic window from Salvelinus alpinus chromosome 10, SLU_Salpinus.1, whole genome shotgun sequence includes:
- the LOC139532231 gene encoding ly6/PLAUR domain-containing protein 1-like — MLLLIYATLLGIFLKTGYALQIQCYQCEEVKNNECSTPEFIVNCTVNVQDMCQKEVLVKKDGIFYRKSCASSGACLISSSGYQQFCTGRINSVCISCCNTPLCNGPRKKNRPVPSAATSSFSSLLFLLVSLTLVSLSLT, encoded by the exons ATGTTGCTTCTCATTTATGCAACTTTGCTTGGAATTTTCCTCAAAACAG GTTATGCTCTCCAGATCCAGTGTTACCAGTGTGAGGAGGTGAAAAACAATGAATGCTCCACGCCGGAGTTCATTGTCAACTGCACGGTCAACGTGCAGGACATGTGTCAGAAAGAGGTACTGGTGAAGAAGGATG gCATATTTTACCGCAAGTCCTGCGCCTCGTCTGGGGCATGCCTCATATCCTCATCAGGCTACCAGCAGTTCTGCACTGGAAGGATCAACTCTGTGTGCATCTCCTGCTGTAACACACCGCTCTGCAATGGGCCCCGGAAGAAGAACCGCCCGGTCCCGTCGGCCGCGACCTCTTCATTTTCCTCCCTTCTTTTTCTTCTGGTCTCCCTCacgctggtctctctttctctgacataG